The Flavobacterium piscisymbiosum genome includes a region encoding these proteins:
- a CDS encoding TetR/AcrR family transcriptional regulator: MASKDRILRQKEETRSNILEAAYAIVKEEGWQGLSMRKIADKIEYTAPIIYEYFSNKEAILNELTGKGFIKLTKELQEAKDRFEKPEEQLEAMWMAYWDFAFTDTEMYQVMFGVQMNCCQQQCSAQERPYKLFTSVIAEIMKNSNPTDEVIKQKYFTFFSVIHGLIAINIINKSEIMETINNQILKDAIGGIIKSIQ, translated from the coding sequence ATGGCAAGTAAAGATCGAATTTTAAGACAAAAAGAAGAGACAAGAAGTAATATTCTTGAGGCTGCTTATGCTATCGTCAAAGAAGAGGGATGGCAAGGTCTGAGTATGCGAAAAATTGCTGACAAGATTGAATACACGGCTCCAATTATTTATGAGTACTTCTCGAATAAAGAGGCTATCCTAAATGAATTAACCGGAAAAGGTTTTATCAAGTTAACGAAAGAACTTCAGGAAGCCAAAGATAGATTTGAAAAACCGGAAGAACAATTAGAAGCCATGTGGATGGCCTATTGGGACTTCGCTTTTACAGATACTGAAATGTATCAGGTAATGTTTGGAGTACAAATGAATTGTTGTCAGCAACAATGTTCGGCTCAGGAGAGACCGTATAAATTATTTACTTCGGTAATTGCTGAGATTATGAAAAACAGCAACCCTACTGATGAAGTAATCAAACAAAAGTATTTTACTTTCTTCTCTGTAATACATGGTTTGATTGCAATTAATATCATCAACAAAAGTGAAATAATGGAAACTATTAACAATCAAATCCTAAAAGATGCGATTGGTGGAATCATAAAATCAATACAATAA
- a CDS encoding efflux RND transporter periplasmic adaptor subunit — MNAQNIRIPQKLNNKNVQQIKTNTKMKNVIITSFILALVLSSCADKSQAPAAPAPPLLPVLAITSENTTTDAEYPASIQGTVDVEIRPQVSGNLERVYVDEGAYVTKGQTLFKINERPFREQLNNALASLHAYEAALINAQLEVDKLTPLVQNKVVSDYQLKTAKASQKIAAANIEQARAMVGSAKINLGYTNVTAPVSGYIGRLPKKQGSLVSASDVEPLTNLSDVHEVFAYFSLGETDFINFKAQYAGNSLGDKLKKLPPVTLVLADNNAYPQTGKIDMVDGQFDKTTGAITLRATFPNAGGTLRSGNTGKIRLGLQHDDAVLVPQSATVEMQDKVFVFTVNKENKVTKMPITVSGKSGTNYLIKDGVKSGDLIVLSGIDKLQEGQVIQPEKSSPAKVAQIINKK; from the coding sequence ATGAATGCCCAGAATATCCGAATACCACAAAAATTAAATAATAAGAATGTCCAACAAATTAAAACCAATACGAAAATGAAAAATGTAATTATAACCAGTTTTATTCTGGCGCTAGTGCTAAGCAGTTGTGCAGATAAGTCGCAGGCTCCGGCAGCTCCTGCTCCACCATTATTACCAGTTTTAGCCATTACAAGCGAAAACACTACTACAGATGCTGAATATCCTGCTTCGATACAAGGAACAGTTGATGTTGAAATACGCCCACAAGTAAGCGGAAACCTTGAAAGAGTTTATGTAGACGAAGGTGCTTATGTAACTAAAGGTCAGACTTTATTTAAAATAAACGAACGCCCGTTCCGTGAGCAATTAAACAATGCATTGGCAAGTCTTCATGCTTACGAAGCTGCATTAATCAACGCTCAGTTAGAAGTTGATAAATTAACTCCTCTTGTACAAAACAAAGTAGTTTCTGATTATCAGTTAAAAACGGCTAAAGCTTCTCAAAAAATTGCTGCTGCTAATATCGAACAAGCAAGAGCAATGGTAGGTTCTGCAAAAATTAACTTAGGATATACCAATGTTACAGCCCCAGTAAGTGGTTATATTGGAAGATTACCTAAAAAACAAGGAAGTTTAGTTTCGGCATCAGATGTTGAACCTTTAACAAACTTGTCTGATGTACATGAAGTATTTGCTTATTTCTCATTAGGTGAAACTGATTTCATCAACTTTAAAGCGCAATACGCTGGAAACAGTTTAGGCGATAAACTAAAAAAATTACCTCCTGTTACTTTGGTTTTAGCAGATAACAACGCTTATCCTCAAACCGGAAAAATTGATATGGTAGACGGTCAGTTTGATAAAACTACCGGAGCGATTACTTTAAGAGCGACTTTCCCTAATGCTGGCGGGACTTTACGTTCAGGAAATACAGGAAAAATTCGTTTAGGTCTTCAACATGATGATGCTGTTTTGGTTCCACAATCGGCTACTGTAGAAATGCAGGATAAAGTTTTTGTTTTCACGGTAAACAAAGAAAACAAAGTAACAAAAATGCCTATCACTGTTTCTGGTAAAAGCGGAACAAACTACTTAATTAAGGATGGTGTAAAATCCGGTGACTTAATTGTATTAAGCGGTATTGATAAACTTCAGGAAGGACAAGTAATTCAGCCTGAGAAATCATCTCCTGCAAAAGTTGCCCAAATAATTAATAAAAAATAA